In one Chroicocephalus ridibundus chromosome Z, bChrRid1.1, whole genome shotgun sequence genomic region, the following are encoded:
- the POC5 gene encoding centrosomal protein POC5 isoform X3 — translation MSSDEEKSTSPVLPKDSVWGSSVSSDLQDEYEELLHYALVTPRFEQCVSKRSEPASELRAGSRFSSVTDDAIHRKSPVLVSVKEPSEANMEQLCPAFSEETPSQGSTRGPREINEGTVTELTLPDEKVTQIENILDLWSGSLKTNVLTELRKWKLSLIEHHKLQMRQEKEKHAAHVKQLSNEMENLKELLHTYEISIGRKDEVITNLTQALERQKERIELMRNFTLWRIQHVQAKQEEYANRIADRQFRTALTKKVWAAWRSLSEEKWKEKVAKACQLRAEDVCVQLTNDYEAKIAELTAALEQTKAEILRLHSEREQYEDTMKKAFMRGVCALNLEAMTMFQGKDSRTDPGRLPPSQYNPPSPPPPPATTLQMEDMFSTHLGHASTSQTRLDSDSPVIVTSTAAGSVVASTQKLPMAKVITSAQQKAGRTITARITGRADMGQKARICGSLAVMGVAPPMSSVVVEKHHPVTQQTISQAIAAKYPRTVLHSSGSTTVRPAGQVGRMLQGQTYTSVQSIKVVD, via the exons ATGTCGTCAGATGAGGAGAAAAGCACAAGTCCAGTTTTGCCAAAAGACTCTGTTTGGGGCAgttctgtttcttctgatcttCAG GATGAATATGAAGAGCTGCTTCATTATGCTTTAGTGACTCCGAGGTTTGAACAGTGTGTCTCAAAGCGGTCAGAACCTGCTTCAGAACTGAGAGCAGGTAGCAGATTTTCAAGTGTAACAGATGATGCCATTCACCGCAAGAGTCCAG ttttagtatCAGTGAAGGAGCCTTCTGAGGCCAATATGGAACAACTTTGCCCTGCTTTTTCAGAAGAGACTCCTTCACAAGGGTCCACACGTGGTCCAAGAGAAATCAACGAAGGCACAGTGACTGAATTAACCTTGCCCGATGAAAAAGTAACTCAAATAGAAAACATACTTGATCTCTGGAGTGGAAGTCTTAAG ACAAATGTTCTGACTGAATTAAGAAAGTGGAAGCTTAGCTTGATCGAACATCACAAGCTTCAAATgagacaagaaaaagagaaacacgCTGCACATGTGAAACAATTGAGCAACGAGATGGAAAACCTGAAGGAGTTACTACATACTTATGAAATCTCTATTGGCAGGAAAGATGAG gtgATTACTAATTTGACACAAGCATTAGAGAGGCAAAAGGAGAGAATAGAGTTGATGAGAAACTTTACACTGTGGCGGATTCAGCACGTTCAAGCCAAACAAGAA GAATATGCAAATAGAATCGCAGATAGACAATTCCGGACAGCTTTGACGAAGAAAGTATGGGCAGCATGGCGCTCTCTtagtgaagaaaaatggaaagaaaaagttgcaAAAGCCTGCCAGTTAAGGGCAGAAGATGTCTGTGTTCAGCTCACCAATGATTACGAAGCCAAAATTGCAGAG CTAACTGCTGCTTTGGAACAGACAAAAGCTGAGATTCTGCGACTGCACAGTGAAAGAGAGCAGTATGAAGACACCATGAAGAAAGCCTTTATGCGTGGTGTATGTGCATTGAATCTGGAAGCAATGACCATGTTTCAGGGCAAGGACAGTAGGACAGATCCTG GAAGGCTACCTCCTTCACAATATAATCCGCcctcaccaccacctccaccagcaacTACTCTTCAAATGGAAGACATG TTTTCTACCCACCTGGGTCATGCAAGCACTTCTCAGACCAGGCTAGATTCTGATTCTCCAGTAATCGTCACTAGCACAGCTGCAGGATCTGTTGTGGCGTCAACTCAAAAACTG CCCATGGCGAAAGTAATAACATCTGCTCAACAGAAAGCAGGAAGAACAATCACTGCTCGAATCACGGGCCGAGCTGATATGGGCCAAAAAGCCAGAATTTGTGGTAGTTTAGCAGTGATGGGAGTTGCTCCACCCATGAGTTCAGTCGTTGTTGAAAAACATCATCCAGTCACTCAG CAAACTATATCTCAAGCCATTGCTGCGAAATACCCTCGAACTGTGCTCCATTCTTCTGGTTCCACCACTGTGAGACCTG
- the POC5 gene encoding centrosomal protein POC5 isoform X5, whose product MEQLCPAFSEETPSQGSTRGPREINEGTVTELTLPDEKVTQIENILDLWSGSLKTNVLTELRKWKLSLIEHHKLQMRQEKEKHAAHVKQLSNEMENLKELLHTYEISIGRKDEVITNLTQALERQKERIELMRNFTLWRIQHVQAKQEEYANRIADRQFRTALTKKVWAAWRSLSEEKWKEKVAKACQLRAEDVCVQLTNDYEAKIAELTAALEQTKAEILRLHSEREQYEDTMKKAFMRGVCALNLEAMTMFQGKDSRTDPDIGSRRNDNGAIVAGRLPPSQYNPPSPPPPPATTLQMEDMFSTHLGHASTSQTRLDSDSPVIVTSTAAGSVVASTQKLPMAKVITSAQQKAGRTITARITGRADMGQKARICGSLAVMGVAPPMSSVVVEKHHPVTQQTISQAIAAKYPRTVLHSSGSTTVRPAGQVGRMLQGQTYTSVQSIKVVD is encoded by the exons ATGGAACAACTTTGCCCTGCTTTTTCAGAAGAGACTCCTTCACAAGGGTCCACACGTGGTCCAAGAGAAATCAACGAAGGCACAGTGACTGAATTAACCTTGCCCGATGAAAAAGTAACTCAAATAGAAAACATACTTGATCTCTGGAGTGGAAGTCTTAAG ACAAATGTTCTGACTGAATTAAGAAAGTGGAAGCTTAGCTTGATCGAACATCACAAGCTTCAAATgagacaagaaaaagagaaacacgCTGCACATGTGAAACAATTGAGCAACGAGATGGAAAACCTGAAGGAGTTACTACATACTTATGAAATCTCTATTGGCAGGAAAGATGAG gtgATTACTAATTTGACACAAGCATTAGAGAGGCAAAAGGAGAGAATAGAGTTGATGAGAAACTTTACACTGTGGCGGATTCAGCACGTTCAAGCCAAACAAGAA GAATATGCAAATAGAATCGCAGATAGACAATTCCGGACAGCTTTGACGAAGAAAGTATGGGCAGCATGGCGCTCTCTtagtgaagaaaaatggaaagaaaaagttgcaAAAGCCTGCCAGTTAAGGGCAGAAGATGTCTGTGTTCAGCTCACCAATGATTACGAAGCCAAAATTGCAGAG CTAACTGCTGCTTTGGAACAGACAAAAGCTGAGATTCTGCGACTGCACAGTGAAAGAGAGCAGTATGAAGACACCATGAAGAAAGCCTTTATGCGTGGTGTATGTGCATTGAATCTGGAAGCAATGACCATGTTTCAGGGCAAGGACAGTAGGACAGATCCTG ATATAGGAAGTAGGAGAAATGATAATGGTGCCATTGTTGCAGGAAGGCTACCTCCTTCACAATATAATCCGCcctcaccaccacctccaccagcaacTACTCTTCAAATGGAAGACATG TTTTCTACCCACCTGGGTCATGCAAGCACTTCTCAGACCAGGCTAGATTCTGATTCTCCAGTAATCGTCACTAGCACAGCTGCAGGATCTGTTGTGGCGTCAACTCAAAAACTG CCCATGGCGAAAGTAATAACATCTGCTCAACAGAAAGCAGGAAGAACAATCACTGCTCGAATCACGGGCCGAGCTGATATGGGCCAAAAAGCCAGAATTTGTGGTAGTTTAGCAGTGATGGGAGTTGCTCCACCCATGAGTTCAGTCGTTGTTGAAAAACATCATCCAGTCACTCAG CAAACTATATCTCAAGCCATTGCTGCGAAATACCCTCGAACTGTGCTCCATTCTTCTGGTTCCACCACTGTGAGACCTG
- the POC5 gene encoding centrosomal protein POC5 isoform X4: MSSDEEKSTSPVLPKDSVWGSSVSSDLQDEYEELLHYALVTPRFEQCVSKRSEPASELRAGSRFSSVTDDAIHRKSPVLVSVKEPSEANMEQLCPAFSEETPSQGSTRGPREINEGTVTELTLPDEKVTQIENILDLWSGSLKTNVLTELRKWKLSLIEHHKLQMRQEKEKHAAHVKQLSNEMENLKELLHTYEISIGRKDEEYANRIADRQFRTALTKKVWAAWRSLSEEKWKEKVAKACQLRAEDVCVQLTNDYEAKIAELTAALEQTKAEILRLHSEREQYEDTMKKAFMRGVCALNLEAMTMFQGKDSRTDPDIGSRRNDNGAIVAGRLPPSQYNPPSPPPPPATTLQMEDMFSTHLGHASTSQTRLDSDSPVIVTSTAAGSVVASTQKLPMAKVITSAQQKAGRTITARITGRADMGQKARICGSLAVMGVAPPMSSVVVEKHHPVTQQTISQAIAAKYPRTVLHSSGSTTVRPAGQVGRMLQGQTYTSVQSIKVVD, from the exons ATGTCGTCAGATGAGGAGAAAAGCACAAGTCCAGTTTTGCCAAAAGACTCTGTTTGGGGCAgttctgtttcttctgatcttCAG GATGAATATGAAGAGCTGCTTCATTATGCTTTAGTGACTCCGAGGTTTGAACAGTGTGTCTCAAAGCGGTCAGAACCTGCTTCAGAACTGAGAGCAGGTAGCAGATTTTCAAGTGTAACAGATGATGCCATTCACCGCAAGAGTCCAG ttttagtatCAGTGAAGGAGCCTTCTGAGGCCAATATGGAACAACTTTGCCCTGCTTTTTCAGAAGAGACTCCTTCACAAGGGTCCACACGTGGTCCAAGAGAAATCAACGAAGGCACAGTGACTGAATTAACCTTGCCCGATGAAAAAGTAACTCAAATAGAAAACATACTTGATCTCTGGAGTGGAAGTCTTAAG ACAAATGTTCTGACTGAATTAAGAAAGTGGAAGCTTAGCTTGATCGAACATCACAAGCTTCAAATgagacaagaaaaagagaaacacgCTGCACATGTGAAACAATTGAGCAACGAGATGGAAAACCTGAAGGAGTTACTACATACTTATGAAATCTCTATTGGCAGGAAAGATGAG GAATATGCAAATAGAATCGCAGATAGACAATTCCGGACAGCTTTGACGAAGAAAGTATGGGCAGCATGGCGCTCTCTtagtgaagaaaaatggaaagaaaaagttgcaAAAGCCTGCCAGTTAAGGGCAGAAGATGTCTGTGTTCAGCTCACCAATGATTACGAAGCCAAAATTGCAGAG CTAACTGCTGCTTTGGAACAGACAAAAGCTGAGATTCTGCGACTGCACAGTGAAAGAGAGCAGTATGAAGACACCATGAAGAAAGCCTTTATGCGTGGTGTATGTGCATTGAATCTGGAAGCAATGACCATGTTTCAGGGCAAGGACAGTAGGACAGATCCTG ATATAGGAAGTAGGAGAAATGATAATGGTGCCATTGTTGCAGGAAGGCTACCTCCTTCACAATATAATCCGCcctcaccaccacctccaccagcaacTACTCTTCAAATGGAAGACATG TTTTCTACCCACCTGGGTCATGCAAGCACTTCTCAGACCAGGCTAGATTCTGATTCTCCAGTAATCGTCACTAGCACAGCTGCAGGATCTGTTGTGGCGTCAACTCAAAAACTG CCCATGGCGAAAGTAATAACATCTGCTCAACAGAAAGCAGGAAGAACAATCACTGCTCGAATCACGGGCCGAGCTGATATGGGCCAAAAAGCCAGAATTTGTGGTAGTTTAGCAGTGATGGGAGTTGCTCCACCCATGAGTTCAGTCGTTGTTGAAAAACATCATCCAGTCACTCAG CAAACTATATCTCAAGCCATTGCTGCGAAATACCCTCGAACTGTGCTCCATTCTTCTGGTTCCACCACTGTGAGACCTG
- the POC5 gene encoding centrosomal protein POC5 isoform X1 → MLCKRALSLSQVRFFFRSGSLKPSGSVAGGGCCLQDEYEELLHYALVTPRFEQCVSKRSEPASELRAGSRFSSVTDDAIHRKSPVLVSVKEPSEANMEQLCPAFSEETPSQGSTRGPREINEGTVTELTLPDEKVTQIENILDLWSGSLKTNVLTELRKWKLSLIEHHKLQMRQEKEKHAAHVKQLSNEMENLKELLHTYEISIGRKDEVITNLTQALERQKERIELMRNFTLWRIQHVQAKQEEYANRIADRQFRTALTKKVWAAWRSLSEEKWKEKVAKACQLRAEDVCVQLTNDYEAKIAELTAALEQTKAEILRLHSEREQYEDTMKKAFMRGVCALNLEAMTMFQGKDSRTDPDIGSRRNDNGAIVAGRLPPSQYNPPSPPPPPATTLQMEDMFSTHLGHASTSQTRLDSDSPVIVTSTAAGSVVASTQKLPMAKVITSAQQKAGRTITARITGRADMGQKARICGSLAVMGVAPPMSSVVVEKHHPVTQQTISQAIAAKYPRTVLHSSGSTTVRPAGQVGRMLQGQTYTSVQSIKVVD, encoded by the exons ATGCTTTGTAAACGCGCCCTCAGCCTATCACAGGTGCGCTTCTTCTTCCGCTCCGGTAGTTTGAAACCGTCTGGCTCGGTGGCCGGGGgcggctgctgcctgcag GATGAATATGAAGAGCTGCTTCATTATGCTTTAGTGACTCCGAGGTTTGAACAGTGTGTCTCAAAGCGGTCAGAACCTGCTTCAGAACTGAGAGCAGGTAGCAGATTTTCAAGTGTAACAGATGATGCCATTCACCGCAAGAGTCCAG ttttagtatCAGTGAAGGAGCCTTCTGAGGCCAATATGGAACAACTTTGCCCTGCTTTTTCAGAAGAGACTCCTTCACAAGGGTCCACACGTGGTCCAAGAGAAATCAACGAAGGCACAGTGACTGAATTAACCTTGCCCGATGAAAAAGTAACTCAAATAGAAAACATACTTGATCTCTGGAGTGGAAGTCTTAAG ACAAATGTTCTGACTGAATTAAGAAAGTGGAAGCTTAGCTTGATCGAACATCACAAGCTTCAAATgagacaagaaaaagagaaacacgCTGCACATGTGAAACAATTGAGCAACGAGATGGAAAACCTGAAGGAGTTACTACATACTTATGAAATCTCTATTGGCAGGAAAGATGAG gtgATTACTAATTTGACACAAGCATTAGAGAGGCAAAAGGAGAGAATAGAGTTGATGAGAAACTTTACACTGTGGCGGATTCAGCACGTTCAAGCCAAACAAGAA GAATATGCAAATAGAATCGCAGATAGACAATTCCGGACAGCTTTGACGAAGAAAGTATGGGCAGCATGGCGCTCTCTtagtgaagaaaaatggaaagaaaaagttgcaAAAGCCTGCCAGTTAAGGGCAGAAGATGTCTGTGTTCAGCTCACCAATGATTACGAAGCCAAAATTGCAGAG CTAACTGCTGCTTTGGAACAGACAAAAGCTGAGATTCTGCGACTGCACAGTGAAAGAGAGCAGTATGAAGACACCATGAAGAAAGCCTTTATGCGTGGTGTATGTGCATTGAATCTGGAAGCAATGACCATGTTTCAGGGCAAGGACAGTAGGACAGATCCTG ATATAGGAAGTAGGAGAAATGATAATGGTGCCATTGTTGCAGGAAGGCTACCTCCTTCACAATATAATCCGCcctcaccaccacctccaccagcaacTACTCTTCAAATGGAAGACATG TTTTCTACCCACCTGGGTCATGCAAGCACTTCTCAGACCAGGCTAGATTCTGATTCTCCAGTAATCGTCACTAGCACAGCTGCAGGATCTGTTGTGGCGTCAACTCAAAAACTG CCCATGGCGAAAGTAATAACATCTGCTCAACAGAAAGCAGGAAGAACAATCACTGCTCGAATCACGGGCCGAGCTGATATGGGCCAAAAAGCCAGAATTTGTGGTAGTTTAGCAGTGATGGGAGTTGCTCCACCCATGAGTTCAGTCGTTGTTGAAAAACATCATCCAGTCACTCAG CAAACTATATCTCAAGCCATTGCTGCGAAATACCCTCGAACTGTGCTCCATTCTTCTGGTTCCACCACTGTGAGACCTG
- the POC5 gene encoding centrosomal protein POC5 isoform X2 gives MSSDEEKSTSPVLPKDSVWGSSVSSDLQDEYEELLHYALVTPRFEQCVSKRSEPASELRAGSRFSSVTDDAIHRKSPVLVSVKEPSEANMEQLCPAFSEETPSQGSTRGPREINEGTVTELTLPDEKVTQIENILDLWSGSLKTNVLTELRKWKLSLIEHHKLQMRQEKEKHAAHVKQLSNEMENLKELLHTYEISIGRKDEVITNLTQALERQKERIELMRNFTLWRIQHVQAKQEEYANRIADRQFRTALTKKVWAAWRSLSEEKWKEKVAKACQLRAEDVCVQLTNDYEAKIAELTAALEQTKAEILRLHSEREQYEDTMKKAFMRGVCALNLEAMTMFQGKDSRTDPDIGSRRNDNGAIVAGRLPPSQYNPPSPPPPPATTLQMEDMFSTHLGHASTSQTRLDSDSPVIVTSTAAGSVVASTQKLPMAKVITSAQQKAGRTITARITGRADMGQKARICGSLAVMGVAPPMSSVVVEKHHPVTQQTISQAIAAKYPRTVLHSSGSTTVRPAGQVGRMLQGQTYTSVQSIKVVD, from the exons ATGTCGTCAGATGAGGAGAAAAGCACAAGTCCAGTTTTGCCAAAAGACTCTGTTTGGGGCAgttctgtttcttctgatcttCAG GATGAATATGAAGAGCTGCTTCATTATGCTTTAGTGACTCCGAGGTTTGAACAGTGTGTCTCAAAGCGGTCAGAACCTGCTTCAGAACTGAGAGCAGGTAGCAGATTTTCAAGTGTAACAGATGATGCCATTCACCGCAAGAGTCCAG ttttagtatCAGTGAAGGAGCCTTCTGAGGCCAATATGGAACAACTTTGCCCTGCTTTTTCAGAAGAGACTCCTTCACAAGGGTCCACACGTGGTCCAAGAGAAATCAACGAAGGCACAGTGACTGAATTAACCTTGCCCGATGAAAAAGTAACTCAAATAGAAAACATACTTGATCTCTGGAGTGGAAGTCTTAAG ACAAATGTTCTGACTGAATTAAGAAAGTGGAAGCTTAGCTTGATCGAACATCACAAGCTTCAAATgagacaagaaaaagagaaacacgCTGCACATGTGAAACAATTGAGCAACGAGATGGAAAACCTGAAGGAGTTACTACATACTTATGAAATCTCTATTGGCAGGAAAGATGAG gtgATTACTAATTTGACACAAGCATTAGAGAGGCAAAAGGAGAGAATAGAGTTGATGAGAAACTTTACACTGTGGCGGATTCAGCACGTTCAAGCCAAACAAGAA GAATATGCAAATAGAATCGCAGATAGACAATTCCGGACAGCTTTGACGAAGAAAGTATGGGCAGCATGGCGCTCTCTtagtgaagaaaaatggaaagaaaaagttgcaAAAGCCTGCCAGTTAAGGGCAGAAGATGTCTGTGTTCAGCTCACCAATGATTACGAAGCCAAAATTGCAGAG CTAACTGCTGCTTTGGAACAGACAAAAGCTGAGATTCTGCGACTGCACAGTGAAAGAGAGCAGTATGAAGACACCATGAAGAAAGCCTTTATGCGTGGTGTATGTGCATTGAATCTGGAAGCAATGACCATGTTTCAGGGCAAGGACAGTAGGACAGATCCTG ATATAGGAAGTAGGAGAAATGATAATGGTGCCATTGTTGCAGGAAGGCTACCTCCTTCACAATATAATCCGCcctcaccaccacctccaccagcaacTACTCTTCAAATGGAAGACATG TTTTCTACCCACCTGGGTCATGCAAGCACTTCTCAGACCAGGCTAGATTCTGATTCTCCAGTAATCGTCACTAGCACAGCTGCAGGATCTGTTGTGGCGTCAACTCAAAAACTG CCCATGGCGAAAGTAATAACATCTGCTCAACAGAAAGCAGGAAGAACAATCACTGCTCGAATCACGGGCCGAGCTGATATGGGCCAAAAAGCCAGAATTTGTGGTAGTTTAGCAGTGATGGGAGTTGCTCCACCCATGAGTTCAGTCGTTGTTGAAAAACATCATCCAGTCACTCAG CAAACTATATCTCAAGCCATTGCTGCGAAATACCCTCGAACTGTGCTCCATTCTTCTGGTTCCACCACTGTGAGACCTG